One Apostichopus japonicus isolate 1M-3 chromosome 7, ASM3797524v1, whole genome shotgun sequence genomic region harbors:
- the LOC139969812 gene encoding MOB kinase activator 2-like isoform X2 — protein sequence MSDLATYLPRSIQEGMDWLIGRTSKKDKKTPSPSEEPRPYLHPEYSKAKVIDLDIREIVRLPTGFEHDEWVGSTTLSFFNNINLLYGVLVHDYCNNESCPVMSAPNNVQYNWQDERGKKAKCTAPQYIEYAMTYSERQFKDETVFPTKYGQIFPSDFRSIIQRINRYFFHLLAHIYHSHFLHLTEHDLHRHLNSIFCHFMHFSVEFDLIDTKDTAVLEDLIEIMQLNCQEGSAASGAATDTDSSISGAVDPKRGSSPEQ from the exons ATGTCTGATTTAGCAACATATCTACCTAGATCTATACAGGAAGGAATGGACTGGCTAATCGG GAGAACGAGTAAAAAAGATAAGAAGACCCCGTCCCCATCAGAGGAACCCCGCCCTTATCTCCACCCTGAGTACTCAAAGGCAAAGGTCATCGACCTTGATATACGAGAAATCGTGAGGTTACCGACAGGGTTTGAACATGACGAGTGGGTTGGTAGCACAA CTCTCTCTTTCTTCAACAATATCAATTTACTTTATGGTGTTCTAGTTCATGATTACTGCAACAATGAATCTTGCCCTGTTATGTCAGCACCTAATAATGT ACAATATAACTGGCAGGATGAACGAGGGAAGAAAGCCAAGTGTACTGCTCCGCAATATATCGAGTACGCAATGACCTATTCAGAGAGACAATTCAAAGATGAGACTGTCTTCCCCACGAAGTATG GTCAAATCTTCCCGTCAGATTTCCGTTCAATAATTCAGCGTATAAACCGTTATTTCTTTCACCTCCTGGCTCACATCTACCACAGTCACTTCCTACACCTCACAGAGCACGACCTTCATCGTCATCTCAACAGCATCTTCTGTCATTTTATGCATTTTTCTGTGGAATTTGATCTCATAGACACCAAAGATACCGCCGTACTGGAGGACTTGATCGAGATCATGCAACTCAACTGTCAGGAAGGATCGGCAGCCAGTGGTGCGGCAACAGACACTGATTCAAGTATATCGGGGGCGGTCGATCCAAAACGGGGATCAAGCCCGGAGCAATAA
- the LOC139969812 gene encoding MOB kinase activator 2-like isoform X1, with amino-acid sequence MGIVLSFCNMVTFDILRMSSTVTAGTTWWRPFRRTSKKDKKTPSPSEEPRPYLHPEYSKAKVIDLDIREIVRLPTGFEHDEWVGSTTLSFFNNINLLYGVLVHDYCNNESCPVMSAPNNVQYNWQDERGKKAKCTAPQYIEYAMTYSERQFKDETVFPTKYGQIFPSDFRSIIQRINRYFFHLLAHIYHSHFLHLTEHDLHRHLNSIFCHFMHFSVEFDLIDTKDTAVLEDLIEIMQLNCQEGSAASGAATDTDSSISGAVDPKRGSSPEQ; translated from the exons ATGGGAATCGTACTGTCTTTTTGCAACATGGTAACATTTGACATACTGAGAATGTCAAGCACTGTCACAGCTGGAACAACATGGTGGCGACCATTCAG GAGAACGAGTAAAAAAGATAAGAAGACCCCGTCCCCATCAGAGGAACCCCGCCCTTATCTCCACCCTGAGTACTCAAAGGCAAAGGTCATCGACCTTGATATACGAGAAATCGTGAGGTTACCGACAGGGTTTGAACATGACGAGTGGGTTGGTAGCACAA CTCTCTCTTTCTTCAACAATATCAATTTACTTTATGGTGTTCTAGTTCATGATTACTGCAACAATGAATCTTGCCCTGTTATGTCAGCACCTAATAATGT ACAATATAACTGGCAGGATGAACGAGGGAAGAAAGCCAAGTGTACTGCTCCGCAATATATCGAGTACGCAATGACCTATTCAGAGAGACAATTCAAAGATGAGACTGTCTTCCCCACGAAGTATG GTCAAATCTTCCCGTCAGATTTCCGTTCAATAATTCAGCGTATAAACCGTTATTTCTTTCACCTCCTGGCTCACATCTACCACAGTCACTTCCTACACCTCACAGAGCACGACCTTCATCGTCATCTCAACAGCATCTTCTGTCATTTTATGCATTTTTCTGTGGAATTTGATCTCATAGACACCAAAGATACCGCCGTACTGGAGGACTTGATCGAGATCATGCAACTCAACTGTCAGGAAGGATCGGCAGCCAGTGGTGCGGCAACAGACACTGATTCAAGTATATCGGGGGCGGTCGATCCAAAACGGGGATCAAGCCCGGAGCAATAA